The Tachysurus vachellii isolate PV-2020 chromosome 15, HZAU_Pvac_v1, whole genome shotgun sequence nucleotide sequence tatgttatgaaataaataatgtcctgATTGGACATTCTGAAATAACATTCTGTGAAATTCCTCACAGAATTCGAACAATCTAATGAGGTTCATAGTTAATTTGTGCCCCTATACAATCTAAAAAAGTCACACAAATTGTACTGCCcataataatgtaaaattctTTAAGTCTTATTCGAACGTTACATTTcgaggacttttattttgtcgcGAATCTTTATTGATCCGAGACGCAGAGGTGAAAGGTTACGATTATGTTGTTTATAATAAGGCGTCATTTTATCTCATAGATATTatgttatagattttttttccatagaaAACGAATACACTTGAGCCAATCAAACAGGTCATTATTAATCAGTATTAATATgatgaaaatatttcatatttaatatttcatattaaagTTATCATTAGACTGAAATAATACCTCAAGACCCACACGACTCACTcggatttgtgtttttatataatctTATATACATATCTATATACTCCTTTAATTACATGTATAGTCCATGACAaggatatacatatatacacacgtgtgtcTCGTGACACTCTTTGCTCACGCTCAAAGCAAACATGCCCCGCCCACCATGTGACGTCACGGCCTATGGCACGGTTAGATGGGAGGTAGAAAGCCTGGGTAAAGTTGTCACAGAAATCTAACAGAAAATGGCAACTTTCTCGTCATATCGGAGAAATACTTTGCGTACACTGGTGTTCGCTTTAATAACCATTCCGCCGCTTAATGCTTTATTGGAGCAGGGGAAATGGACTCTTAATGTGGACAGCGTAAGTTGATTAGCCTTCTTAACTAGTTAGCAAGAGGTTTTGCTAAATGTTACCTAGATACCAGATCCGGTTTCAGTATAAAGTCTTATATTATGTAACTCAACGATTtactatatattttaaaacgTTAAAGCAGACCaaccaaacacatttacactatttgtaatgaattattaaacCATTTCCTGATGCTAGCAGACTAGGAAGCTACATGCTATGTGTATAGCAAGCTGCTAACTACGGCTGTTGTTTACTTTTAATGCGAAATATGACCTCATGTTTTAGGTGTGagacaaatatatatgtatagctAAAGCCTTTTAATATGTTATTGCGTTTTTTACTCGGTTTGCGACTTGGTAGGTGAACTACTTCCCTAGCCAGGTAAAGAGGTGACTCTCCAACACCCATATGATCCATATTCCTGGTATGCTTAAGTGCTCTTTCTACTTTTAACTGCAGGAAATGATAAAGCAACAAAATTACTTCTATTTCTCAAAGACGATGTTTAATAACTCCCTAATTGATATCACATGTAAGTATACAACTAAAATTGTCACCTCACTCCACACATTTTTGAACATACTATGAACACTTACATGATATCTGGCTGTTATGCTTTTAAATGAAAccattatttacacacatggCTTTATAGctggtgtttattttaatgtttggtTTCAGGGCTCAGAGAAGAATGCAGTCATCCTGTAAACTTGACAATTTCGTGGTATCTACGCAGCTGCCGGTGCTTTGAAGAAGCATTTGGTCAGGATGTCAGTACACcgctttatttgtgttttatagaATGTTTGTTACACTGTTGTTAATGCTTTTAAAGTATGCCAGGATTAAATTGCTTTCGTGATTTGTGTCTGACAGTCTCAAAGTGTGCTGTCGTACTTCGGCAGCGACAAAGTGTTTAAGAATGGAGACAGCGGATACTATATCACCCATACTTATGATCCAATCGAATGCCACCAACACATGCCCAAAAATAAAGTATGAaatctttaattttattatgtGAAGATTTCAAAATTACTGCTTTTTAAAATCTTAGTGACAAGATGTCTGAGGCTTAATGGATTATTAATGACATATATTTTCCTTGTAATAATAGATCAGTGTGGTACTGAATCTGCATGCAAGGTGGATTGTCTTTTTTTACTTGACTCAATTGTCatttcttttatgttttgtttattacagtTAGCAGTGTTAGTGCTTGATAAGCCAAAACCTCTGAAAACTCAAAATCTGGTGAGatctatattttaaataaatggtcGTTTTATTTGATGATACCACAAACTGTACCTTATTCTAAACAATGAACATTTTCCGTGTTTTAGGAAACATCAAATCCACCAGATAGGAAGAGGAGAGGCACGGAGGTAGAGTTGAAAGACAGCACAGAATGTTGGAATGAAAGTTCCCAATAATAGTTTGTAATATGTAGTTTCATAATGTGTCAAGAGGGCAGAAATAACTATAGTTCtctatatttataaatcatttgttttcatgATACTTGGAGTCTCATCTGGAGTTTTggcattttaatataatttttcacCTAATTGCAAATCATGGAATTATTCCATATCCACACCCACTAAAGTACATTGTAATGACTACTTTGATATTAATTATTGTAAATactatgtttgtttattgtttgttgtgCAGTAACCGTTGTGTATTTCAgtcataaatgttatatatgttattgGTGTAATGTCTTCTCTTTAGTCAAACTAAATTGTGCAGTCAATGCACAGTGTTGAACGTCTGTGTCCAGTTTTGATGAGTTGCATTACAGGACTGTTATGCTTATATTTCATAAGGTGGTAGCAGGAAacacatttactttattaatcaAAAGTATGTGTAGGGCAATAATTTCTCACTGAAAATATCATAGTTGTTACAGACTTAATAATGCTGTCATATTAGCCAGCTCTGTTGACATAATGAATTCTAAATTACTGAGCTATTAAAAATTCTGTCTCTACAGGTCTCCGAAACCCCTGCAAAGGTGTCAAACAGTGTtgtggaaaacaaaaacaagattcTGTCAGGTGTTCAGGTGAGTTAGTTTAGTGTAAGCAACCTGTAAATAACTCCATGTTATTAAACccatttttctgttgttgtgCCAGAACCCTACACACGACACTGTGGCACAGACGTGGGAGGACAGCCCTTACATGTTCATTATCCACATTGAAAATCCAGGCACAGAAAAAGAATGGAGCATTAAGTGTAAGAAACATAAAGGATAGCTGAGGAGAAAAGCACAGAGCTATATCAGTGTGATTAGACTTTTGCTGAGTACATTTACTCTGTCCACAGTGGAAGTCAACATGCGGGGACTTCATCAGTACATCTCAGCCACAGAGTGGCCTCTGATGATTGTaagtctggaaaattgttcttTTACATTGTCATTGTTTTCTTCTTTGAACTCTGTTACACATTTTCCGTGCAATTCTCTTTGTATCAAAACATCCATGTATTTTATGGGATTTTTTCCCTCAGTTCTACATGGTGATGTGCATCATCTATGTGCTGTTGGGTGTGCTGTGGCTTGCTCTCTCTGCCTGCTACTGGAGAGACCTTTTGCGTATCCAGTTTTGGATAGGAGGAGTCATTTTCCTGGGCATGCTAGAGAAGGCTGTCTACTATGCAGAGTTTCAGAGCATCCGCTATGATGGACTCTCAGGTAACAGCTTTCTGATGCAAATCATTTGCAGGTTCTCATTTTTGCCAGTCTATATGTTCTTCTATGCTAGTTAtaagatttcaaataaaaatcagcAATTGTTCTACATGTGACTAGTATTTTCCAAACTTGCCATGATGACTAATGTGCTAGATGTGAACTTGAGAAAATTGGACATGTGCTGTTTTCACAGACTTATAAAGGCACAAAAGTGTGGGCAATCCCAAAAGTGTTGGGACATCAACTCTATAATTAAAAAGTATTTCTAGGCAGCAGATAGTTCTACAGATGGCTGGTATATTAAGTCCACACTGGTGATATTATAAGATCATTAACACTGAGTCCACCAAATAGTGAAAACAACTGTCAATttgtacaaaaaacaaaacaaaacgtagATTTGTTAATCCTTACCTTATTTACTAAACcataaattatgtttttaagCAGATTCTGAGGTCATTGACTGCTACTAATAAGTGTTCATGctgtagttttattattaactgcTTACTAAAATATTCACTCATTTCATGTTTGTATCATGCATGGAAGAAGAAATGCACCCGgcttaaaaattaattatagtAATTTGAAGTCATGATGGActatttcaagtcaagtcaaaaagcttttactgacatttaaaccacatatagctgacacagtacacagtgaaatgaaaccgCGTTTTCTCAGGAGCTTCCCTGGTTTTCCCTGGTGCTACATATAACAACACCGAACTAAGGACATAAAGTAACttgtcttagccacataaagtgcatggtGTGCAATCTAGTGCatacagtgtgagacaaaagacagtgcagacaaacaatacaaaacactacagaacagatacacaaaatagcaccgACCATTTGATTAATCTTCCTATATTCAGTGGTGGATCCTGGCCAGTGAaagtgcaaattttttttttttgtagttcagGGTGCCGTGGTGTTTGCTGAAGTATTGTCTGCTGTGAAGAGAACTTTGGCTCGAGTACTTGTCATAATTGCCAGTCTGGGTTATGGAATTGTCAAGTAAGTGGTGTAATCTGTTCACTATAAtgacgttgtttttttttgtttgtttgttttttcagtggTGTGAATAGCTTATAGATCAGTTGGGAATGTATTAATGCATAAGCTTTAGTGTAAGTGattgactttgtttttttgcagaCCAAGGCTTGGAGCATTGCTGCACAGAGTGGTAGGAGTAGGACTACTTTATCTCGGATTCTCCGTTGTCGAGGGCGTTCTCAGAGTCAACTCGGTAAGGAGTGTTTCGGCTTAcaatattcatatattaatatttcagcGTTACCCAGGTAGATACATCACCTGCTTTgataatcatatataatttaCAACTGTAAATGTGATCAGCAGTCCACTTTCAATATTcagcacagattttttttatcctgctcTCTGCTCAATTTCAACAATTTGAGGATGTTGTGGTGCTGCTGTTCAAGTTGCTCAAAGCAAACCTGTCTTTATCACAGGAACAGGGAAGCTCCAGCAGACTACTGTGTGACATTGTTCTGGCTCTCACTGACTCTTGCATTGTGTGGTGGATATCCTTTTTGTTAACCATCCATCAAATCCAATTGATATTACATTTTATGTCCATCCATAAAGGGTCAGATATACATTATTCATTTCATGTTTAGGAAGGCTTGCTATTCTGTTATGATCAGAAGCTCACTATTATTTAACAGTAATGGAATAATGATGAAACAATTAGTGTCAACATAATACCAATATTATGGATACCTTTTGTTGagtttttttataattacaaaCTGACTGGAAGTAGCTGATGTGATATTGTTAGGCACAGATCTTTTAAATCTTTACATTTCCtaaaatttatttatctactaaaaatcttaaaattcAATAGTATTGATCAGTACCTTTAGCATTTAAGCAAACTTATACATGATATgcgtaaatataaaatatgatttaaataaacatttttgctCACTTTTTTGGTGTATTGAAAAAGCCAGGAcataacagaattaaaaaatatgacGGAACTAAAACCATAAATGAGGATTGACCAGGAAcccattaattatttaaaatcagGTCGTAAGATCTATTTCTGTAAACATATAAAGGAACATACATTGGGATTCTTCAGTCTCAGTCCCAAGGAGTGAAATGAACACTACATCAAAGCAGCagcaatatatactgtatgtgtataacATTTAACTATAGTAAGTGCACTTAATGCACAATATTCTTTAGATAAAAATATTTAGCTttgcagtgaaaaaaaaaactcttaaatCATTATTTGATGTTATAGAAATCtaaaaaattaacataaaatttagGAGAAATTATCTCAGATTCTCTACCCTCAGTCTCTGTCGTGAGCTGCATCTGTTATGTTGGCGCATAACtgttttccagtgttttttccttttaagcTTACTTTGCAAATTTCACACTTAATGGCTTGGTGTGAACTGTGAATGCTTGTGCCCACAACTTTCTGGTGTCGGTGTCATGGAGCTACTcctcctgttttttctttttcctctctgtccTTTCTCTCTATTATCCCGCCAGGCTGAAGATGACCTAGTATTGCTGGCTGCCATTCCACTGGCTGTGCTCGACTCTACCCTCTGCTGGTGGATATCCTGCATtgcactgtgtctgtgttttttgccTTTCCCCCTATTTGTACCCGCTCCCCCTTTTAATGGCTATGCAATGCTGCTTTTGTATGTGAGTTTCTTTATGGTCCtttctgttcttttgtttttgctccacTTTGCTTTCTCCCTTTTTTGTCAAACACAAGCTTACAGTAAATGCATAGTAAGAGTTTTAATC carries:
- the zgc:162698 gene encoding transmembrane protein 87A-like isoform X1, with the translated sequence MATFSSYRRNTLRTLVFALITIPPLNALLEQGKWTLNVDSEMIKQQNYFYFSKTMFNNSLIDITWLREECSHPVNLTISWYLRSCRCFEEAFGQDSQSVLSYFGSDKVFKNGDSGYYITHTYDPIECHQHMPKNKLAVLVLDKPKPLKTQNLETSNPPDRKRRGTEVSETPAKVSNSVVENKNKILSGVQNPTHDTVAQTWEDSPYMFIIHIENPGTEKEWSIKLEVNMRGLHQYISATEWPLMIFYMVMCIIYVLLGVLWLALSACYWRDLLRIQFWIGGVIFLGMLEKAVYYAEFQSIRYDGLSVQGAVVFAEVLSAVKRTLARVLVIIASLGYGIVKPRLGALLHRVVGVGLLYLGFSVVEGVLRVNSAEDDLVLLAAIPLAVLDSTLCWWIFISLAQTMKLLRLRRNVVKLSLYRHFTNTLIFAVIASVIFIIWTTKTFKLSKCQSDWREMWIDDAFWRFLFSTILLVIMFLWRPSANNQRYAFSPLVDEFSDEEEAEQLMNEAFEGVKMRGIKSETNGSAKPNKVDEDLKWVEENIPSSMADVALPPLLDSDEEIMTTKFEMSKME
- the zgc:162698 gene encoding transmembrane protein 87A-like isoform X2, with the translated sequence MFNNSLIDITWLREECSHPVNLTISWYLRSCRCFEEAFGQDSQSVLSYFGSDKVFKNGDSGYYITHTYDPIECHQHMPKNKLAVLVLDKPKPLKTQNLETSNPPDRKRRGTEVSETPAKVSNSVVENKNKILSGVQNPTHDTVAQTWEDSPYMFIIHIENPGTEKEWSIKLEVNMRGLHQYISATEWPLMIFYMVMCIIYVLLGVLWLALSACYWRDLLRIQFWIGGVIFLGMLEKAVYYAEFQSIRYDGLSVQGAVVFAEVLSAVKRTLARVLVIIASLGYGIVKPRLGALLHRVVGVGLLYLGFSVVEGVLRVNSAEDDLVLLAAIPLAVLDSTLCWWIFISLAQTMKLLRLRRNVVKLSLYRHFTNTLIFAVIASVIFIIWTTKTFKLSKCQSDWREMWIDDAFWRFLFSTILLVIMFLWRPSANNQRYAFSPLVDEFSDEEEAEQLMNEAFEGVKMRGIKSETNGSAKPNKVDEDLKWVEENIPSSMADVALPPLLDSDEEIMTTKFEMSKME